In the genome of Peromyscus eremicus chromosome 1, PerEre_H2_v1, whole genome shotgun sequence, the window ATTATTATCCTATTTAAGTCATGAGACACTAAAAGACTAAGCATTcctcaagggacattgccacCTATTCCAAAATATATACTGCGTTAGTGATTGTATGTGGCTAGTTACATCATGTTTGGCAAAATTATGACctagttattgttttcatttggaaattaaggaTGGCACAGGCGATGTGACTTGTCAGGGGCTGAGTGTATGATGGCCAATCTTGGTTGTCatcttgactacatctggaaacAACATGGGCACCTccatgagggattttcttgattggatcatttgaagtgggactattcaccctaaatctgggcctcAGATTCTGGTGGCATCCCAAATAAAAGGACCTAGAAGAGGGAAGCTTTgtcctcactctttttttttttttttttttttggtttttcgagacagggtttctctgtgtagctttgcgccttttcctggaactcacttggtagcccaggctggcctcgaactcacagagatccgcctggctctgcctcccgagtgctgggattaaaggcgtgcgccaccaccgcccggcctgtcctCACTCTTGATGGCAAATTCATCCATTCTCAGTTACTGCTGCTGAAGCAGCCCTTCACTGATGTGGAACCTACTTTTTTGGAATTCCAGcatggactgaagaccagcagctccctGGGAATCCTCCCAGACTCCAGTACCAGCACAGATGGGATCTAAAATAGGTCAAGAGGCTGGGGAAAGGGCTCAGTCAACAAAACACTTGTTTCACACGCATGAAGACCctagttccatccccagaaccactGTAGGGAGGCAGATGTGGAGGGACTGGCTGTGACGGCACtcacttgtagtcccagcacccaggagatggAAATAAATCCAaccctgggagctcactggcctgCTGAATCAGCAACCTTGggccccagtgagagaccctgtctcaaaaccaaggtGGACCCCGGGAATAGCACCCAAAGTTGACTTATAGCCttcatatatgcatgtgagtgtgcatgtgagtaagcaacacacatgcacacacacacacacacacacacacacacacacacacacactcttctgcTTAGCACTAACTGGTACAATCAAGATCTCCTGCTCTAATGCTAGGAGGACTGACTCTCTGTCCTGGTTCCAGACCACGGCTAGGCTCATATGCTTTAATGCATTTACCCTCGCTCTCCTTACACAGCAGCAAGGTGTGATTAAGTGTGAACAAATACAGATGACTATTCAAATAAATTCAGATTGCTTCTGGGAATATCCGTGTTATGAAAAAGCACAGGCTTTCCAGGTTCCAGCCGAGTCCTGGAGGGGCTCAGAAAAATGCCCAGAGGATGAAAAGAGACCCGTGGGATTCTTCCCTGGGCATCCTGCCCTCTGGGTCTTCCAGATGTAAGCACCTGAGTTCAAGGCACAGCTCTGCAAAGGCTGTATGACCCCAGGTGATCTTCAGAACCTGCCTGGGCCCTAGCTTCCCTATAGGAAAAGCAGCGAAGATACTCCTACTCATTAGCAAGAGATATTAGTGCTAATGTCTAACCAGTATGTATTAGCATTAACGTGCAGAGAGAATTTGGACCGTGTGACTAATGCAGGCATAAGTCCTTTGCAAAATAAAAgcactgtttttttcttcttaaaaacatgtgtgagtgtgtttgtctacatgtgtttgtatgcatgtgtttgcataCATGAGGAGCTCAGAGGGTAACTGTGGGAGTACCTCTCTCCCTCCCGTAGGTTCCAGAATCAAACTCAGTTGGTGAGTCTGGGCATTAAGCCTGACTCTAGCCCTGTAAAAACCATCATTATCTCCTCGCTCCAGCTCTACCAGGTCTTGAGCTCAACACCACCCCCTCAGCCACCCCATGGTTTGGGCAGGACTTTAGGGGATCACCCAGTACTCCTTCCATCAGCTTCCTTTCAGaacatctgcctgtggggtctttgtttttgagacagggtctccctatttAGCCCagggcagccttgaactcacgaccCCAACCTCCGGAGTACAGGGGTCAGAGGTGGTCATCAACACCTTTCTGCTCATGGTCCCTTTTTACAAGGCTGTAAGCTTGAAACGCTGGCAGGAAAGCATCCTCCACGCTGTCAACTGCATCCCCAGCCTTTAGGCTTCTGCCTAGTGCTTAGTAGGTGCTCACCGAAAGTGGGTTTGCAGGAAAGCACAGCCTCAGACAGCTAGAGGCCACTTCCGCCCGGGCCTGCCACGCCGCAAGCGGGACGCGGGGGGGTGGGGCCGGGCGAAGGGAGGGCCGAGCGGTGGGGCTGCGAGCCTTCCTCCGCCAACTTCCCAGTAACTGCGGGATCCGATGCAGCCGCCGCCCCGGAACCAGGCcttccctcttctgccttccaggAGGGGGCCTGGGAGTAGCCCTCGGGAGTGCAGTCTCCCGCACGTCCCGAAGTCCCTCTGGCCACCCGGCGTCGATCCAGGCGGAGGCCGGGAGGGGGCCGCCCTCCCCGCGAGGCTCCAGACTCAGGCATTTCCTCCCGGCTGCCCCGCGCGGCCTTCCCCTCCGAAAGAAGAAAATTCGGGGGCCGGAGTAACTCGGCCCATCGCCTCCGTGTGCAGCGGCTACCGAGCCAGGAGGGCCGCCCAGGGTAGGGTAGGAGTCCGGAGCAGAAGCTGGCGAGGGCAGCGCGGCGGGGACTGAGCTGGACGGGGACAGGGCGCGGCCAGGGGCCGGAGTGTGCTGCGCGGGCGGCTCCTGGAAGGGGAACTTGAgctgggagaggaggcagagcagCGGGGCTGCTGGCCCCGGCGCTGCGAGCGGGGAGCCGCCTCCAAGGCCAAGGACACGGGGGCCGCGGGGCCGCCGGGGCGCTGCGCGCATGCTGGGCAGGGGACATCACCCGGGCTTGTGCCCTGGGCCGCCCGGGCTCCCGGCATGTCCGTGCGGTACACGCTCAACCTGAAGGTCTTCTGGCCGGTGGTGACCGGGCTGTGCACGGCTCTGGTGTGCCTCTATCATGCCCTGCGCAGCAGCGAGGGCGCCCGGGCCGAGCCCCCCGACGGCGCAGACAGCGGCTTCCCGCTGCTCAAGGTGGCTATCCTTcttatccttggctacatcctCCTACGATGTCGCCACACCATCCGCCAGCACCTCTTGCCAGGCTCTTCCCGCCCGTGTGGCCACACCAACTTTTCAGCCAGACCTTTGCAAGAGCCAGACCTGAGCATCTTGTTGGAGAGTTACTATGAGCACGAGGTGCGCCTGTCGCCGCATGTGCTAGGTCACAGCAAGGCCCACGTGAGCCGGATCGTGGGTGAACTGGTGCAGGCTGGCCGGGCCCGAGGGTCTCCCGGCCCCATCACCGGGGGAGCACTGGCCTTGGCCTTCCGGGGTGATTTCATCCAAGTGGGCAGCGCCTACGAGCAGCATAAAATCCGCCGGCCGGACAGCTTCGACGTGTTGGTGCCACTGCGCCTCCCGCCGCAGGTGGCGCTGGAGCCACGGAGTCTGGGGACAGAGCCCACACTGGCCCCCGCCTTCCGCAGTTGCTTCGTGTGTGCCCTCAAGGCACCGCCCTCGCCGTCGGGGACCTCGACGGGCCAGTGGCATCGGGACTGCAAGCCCTTCGCTGAAGGGTTCTGTGTGGATGTGCAGGGCCGGCGCCACCTCTCGGCTACCCTGGTGCTGCGATGGTTCCAGGCGCACCTCCAGCGCTCCTTGGCCACTGTGCGCTACAGCCTGGAAGGTCGCTGTCGGGTCAGCCTGACCCCAGGTGGTCTGGAGCAGCCTCCCATCCTCCATATCCTTCCTTGCCGCACGGACTACGGCTGCTGTCGCCTTTCCATGGCCGTGCGCCTCATCCCCGCTGTCCATCTGGGCGATGGCGTCTTCCTTGTggcaccgccaccaccaccctcacccAGTGGGGCCCTGTCAGAGCTCCCGGGTGGCCTGCGCTCAGAGGCACTGTGGGGTGTGAATACAGCACGCCAGGAGCAGAAATTGCTGGGCTGTCTTCAGGAACGGGCGCCTCCAGGTGCCTGCTACCTCAAGTGCCTGCAGCTGCTTAAGGCTCTTCGAGACCTGGGTGCCCGCGGGCTGGACCCTGCGGCTGCTACCCAATGGGGACGCATCCTGTCCTCCTACGTGCTCAAAACGGTGTTGTTGGCGGTGCTTCTGAATGAGGGCGGCCCCATGCACAGCTGGGACGAGGCACACCTGAGTGAGTGCTTGGAGAAGCTAGTGAAGTTCCTTAGGGACTGCCTGCTGCGACGCCGAGACCTCTTCCACTGTGTCCTGGGCCCAAGTGGGGCAGCTGCCGAAGTGGGTCCCCTGCCCAAAGCGTTGCGCGAGGCCTCTCCGGTTGACCTCCTGGCACCTTTCGACCCGCGTGCCCGGGAGCTCGCAGCAGCGCGGTTGCTGACCACCTGGCGAAGGTTGCCCCAGCTTCTCCGGGCCTACGGTGGCCCCCGCTACCTTGCCAGGTGCCCCTCAACCCGGAGTCCACGCATCCAGGGCTTCCCGGAAGATGAACCCTGATTACACTCCACCCGACCAAATGCCTCTTTCCCACAGGATGGGAGTGAGGATGGCAGTTAAATTTGAGATGAGCTGCAGAAAGTGTTGGGAAATTTGGAGGGTATTAAAGGCTCTGGTGGCATGAATGTTCTGCCCTAGACGCAATGACTCAAGATAGCCGTGGCATCTCCTGCAGGCCCATTAGAGTGTCCTGGGTGGTCTTATACACAAAGATCTCTCTGCTCCCAAAAGGCACAATCATGATTTGTTAGATACCAGGTCCTCAACTAGGTTCCCCTGTTTTTGGAGGGGTGTTGTATGTTTGTTTAAGTTATGGGGCTGGAATCctgggccttgtgtatgctaggtaGGTACTCTACAACAGAGCTACACATCCTTGGGCCTCCTAGTCTTGTTTTTAAAGGGGAGAAAAGTCCTTGTCCACAACTGGAATTGAAATTCTAGTCCAGCTGTTAGTGTTCCAGAGTCATAATTTAGCCATTCCCATGAGCATTCATGCCTTTTTAATGGTGCAATCACAAGTTTGTTCAGCAAGAGTAATGGAATGGCTATAAATTGAGTGACTTGTGCTAAGAGGTggttgggagctggttggcgaCTTTCAGAGCAAGCAACACTTTATGTCCAGTGGTTCTCTTGTCCGGTGGTGGTTGGAACCAGGGGCTATTCAGAGGATGCTACATGCAGTCGTTAGAAAGACCAACGCTCTGTAAAGCAGCCAGCCCCCACTGTTCACCACTCTCCAGGTCACAGGTGAGGATTTGCAGCGACACTCGGCACCTGTTCATTTGATCCAGGCACAATGCAGAGGGAAAGGATACTTAATTAAGACAGGTCTGGCAAAAGTGTGAAACCTAAGTCTTGAAAAAGATCCTGCCTAAGGCTCCCAGTCAGCTGGACACAACCCGCCTTTGTTTCAAAGCTTCTGAGCCCATGGCGCTGCAGGCTTGTGTCAGAGTTTAAGAACCTAGGAGAAAATGCTTGGCAATCTGCCTGGTAAGGGTTAGGCTTCGGTGATACCTAGTGTTGGGTTAGAGGTTGGAAGGTTCTTGATTGTCCCGACAACCTTACACAGTCTTGAAGGCCAGCTCTTGCTTCTGCTTATGACCTGTGAAAGAGTAGCTTGCAGTATGCGCTTGGAGACCTGTCACTTGACACCAGTGCGCAGAAGAGGTGGGCCACAGGAACTGAGGGAGAAATGGGAGAGCTGGCCATACAGTGCTCTGCTCTTCCCGCTGAGCGTCCCCAGGCTGGGTGCGTCTTGCAGTTGGGAAGAGCCCATTCT includes:
- the Itpripl2 gene encoding inositol 1,4,5-trisphosphate receptor-interacting protein-like 2, whose amino-acid sequence is MSVRYTLNLKVFWPVVTGLCTALVCLYHALRSSEGARAEPPDGADSGFPLLKVAILLILGYILLRCRHTIRQHLLPGSSRPCGHTNFSARPLQEPDLSILLESYYEHEVRLSPHVLGHSKAHVSRIVGELVQAGRARGSPGPITGGALALAFRGDFIQVGSAYEQHKIRRPDSFDVLVPLRLPPQVALEPRSLGTEPTLAPAFRSCFVCALKAPPSPSGTSTGQWHRDCKPFAEGFCVDVQGRRHLSATLVLRWFQAHLQRSLATVRYSLEGRCRVSLTPGGLEQPPILHILPCRTDYGCCRLSMAVRLIPAVHLGDGVFLVAPPPPPSPSGALSELPGGLRSEALWGVNTARQEQKLLGCLQERAPPGACYLKCLQLLKALRDLGARGLDPAAATQWGRILSSYVLKTVLLAVLLNEGGPMHSWDEAHLSECLEKLVKFLRDCLLRRRDLFHCVLGPSGAAAEVGPLPKALREASPVDLLAPFDPRARELAAARLLTTWRRLPQLLRAYGGPRYLARCPSTRSPRIQGFPEDEP